DNA from Planctomycetota bacterium:
CAGCCCCCGGGCTACTCCGCTCCGCGGTTCATGTTCCGACATTGGAACTGAAACTGCCGCTTCCGTCGCCGATTGATGTTCCGAAGGGTTGGTTGCCTCCAATGCGCGTGGCCTACTTGTGGATCGTCGATGAGTCACACGCTGAAGTTGCCTCGCGACTTGAGACGCTTGTCGGGCGACTGCCGGGTGACTTCTGCTGGGAGAAGTTCGTTGAAGCCGAAGGCGTTCAGCATGTAGCCGGCAACGGCGCGTTTCTTTTGCGTTCGGCGTGGGACGGCTTACCTCAGCCGCAGCGCGCGATGGTGCCGCTCACTGGCAAAGGGTCACCGGCGTTTGAAGTGAGCGTTGTTAGCGATGCCATCTTCAGGCTCGCGGCTGCGGTGACGCCCTCGCAAAGTGGTAAGGAAACACCTGCAGCAGCTGCGTCACCGGTTGGCGATGTTAGCTCAGGCAAACTACGGCTCTCTTCTTCGACCGAACTGATGATTGCAACGCGGATTCGTCAGCTTCGATCGTCCAACCCAGCGGCGACGATGGCGGATGTCGCGAGGCATTTGCAGGTTGACCGAGGCACCGTCTCAAAATGGCAGTCGATGGACCACTACCCAGATGTAGTCGAATCGCTCCGCGGTATCTGATGTTGCGCGGATTGTTGCGCAACACCGCGCACATTCTTCGGCAGTTTCACCGCGACTGATCGCTGATTGCAGGCCGCAAAGGCCGTTTGGTCCTGAGCTGCGCCCGTGTTGCGCGCAACACCGCGGTATGGGGTAGAGGCCCCGCGTTGGGGCGACCACATCATGCCCGACTTCAAAACCATCACCGACATCGCCCGTGAAGCGGGCGTGACCCAACGGCAAGCCGACTACGCGTCGCGTGAGTACGGCGTCGAAGCTACAGCCCGCGTCGGCACCATCCGAGTCTTCGACGAACACGCGGCGAATCGAATCAAGTCGGCAATCCGTCGCATTGCACGAGACCGCGAGGCCGTCCATGCGTGAAGCCGCCACCACACCGCAGCAATGGCCCGCAGCGATGCGCGAACCGACCGCCGCGGCCTACCTCGACATGAGCCCGCGGTCGCTTCGGCAAGCCGTTGCTCGCGGCGACATCCCGCGGCCGGTGAAAGTGCCGAACACGCGGATGAGCGTTTGGAAGAAAGACGAACTCGATGCCGCGATCGCGGCCTGGACCTGAACCAATCAACGCCTCCGCCGCGGCACAAAAAAGCCCCGGCACCGCTCGCAACGGCCCGGGGCAGAAACCGAGACACCCGATGGTATCCACAACATCGAATCCCCGCACGAGCAAATCACCGCGCCGCCCCGACCTGGCCGACCTTGACCATGACCGGCGAGCCGAAGCGTTGGCATTGCTCGCGCAAGTGCTCACCGTCGACCTCGTTTGCGTCGACGCTCACGCCGGCGGCCGCGATCAACTCGACTGTCCCGGCGACGACCTTCTCCAGGCCGGCTTGATCGTGAAGATCGTCGACGACAACTGCGAGCCCGCCGAGGCGCTTCTTGAGCCGCACCCGGCACGCCTGCCCGTCGCCTGGGCGTTGGTCATTCAACACGTCGCGCATGCCGGGTTTCTCGAACTCATCGACCTCGAATCCGACGGTCGCTACGACCCGATGCTGCGGCGTGCTTTGAGGGAGATGCGCCGAACGCTTGACGTGCTGGCATGCGATGCGGAGTCGCTTGTCGAACTGGCCGACGAAGTGTTGCCCAGCGGGTCAACAGATGAGCGGGGTGAAGCATGAAGTCGCACCGCCGACTACTCCGCGATCGCGAAGCGTTGAACGCGTCACTTGTCGCCGCCGGCGGACGGATGCTCGGCCACGGTCGGGTCCGCTGCCCGTGGTGCCGAGAGAACACACCCGGTGCGAGCAAGGAACCAGCCCGGACCTACGCCGATCGCAAGGGCGTTTGGCGGTTCATCTGCCCGGCGTGCCAGCTCAACGCGAGCGTCATCGGCGTGACCGCCAAAGCGACGGGTCGCGAGACTGCCGATGTCGTCGCTGAGATCGACGCGCGTTCGGCCAAGCCCAAACGCCGCGGCAAGCGGAAGGCGGCGCGGGTATGACGGCCGCCGCAACACAATCTGACGCGCCGAACATGCCGGCGGTCCCGATGGCCGACGATATCGAGCTCGCGGTCCCGATGGATTTGCAGGAACACGATCAATGGGTGCTCTGGCGCTACGACCGCCGCGGCGATGACGTGACGAAAGTGCCATGCTCCGTGCATGGCCGACTCGCCAAGGCCAACGACCCGCGGACGTGGGCCAGCTTCGATGACGCGCTGGCCGCCTACCGACGTGGCGGTTACGCCGGCATCGGGTTTGTGTTCAATGCCGATGATCCGTTCGCCGGTGTAGACCTCGACGACTGCCGTGATGACGACGGCACGCTCAACGACCGAGCCCGCGGCATCGTCGAATCGTTCGGAACCTACACCGAAGTCAGTCCGTCGGGTAGCGGCGTCAAGATGCTTTGCCGCGCCGACGCCATTCCGAAAGGGAGGAACGTCGGTTGGTGCGAGCTCTACACCGGTGGCCGGTTCTTCACCATCACTGGTCAACGGGTTCCAGGCACGCCCGCGATCGTCAACAGCTGTAGCGAACCGTTCGCCGCGCTCTACGCCCGCGTGACGAAGCCGAAGGCGTCGACCAATGGCACGGCCCGGCTCAACGGTTCGCAGGCCAATGGAGGCGATGACAACCGCGTGTCGCGTTGCATGGCATACCTCGACAAGCTCCCGCGCGCGGTGAGCGGTTCGGGCGGACATACCGCGACCTTCACCGCGGCTTGCACCTGCTACCGGTTCGGGCTCACCGAAGCCGAGACGGCTGACGCGCTGCGGTGGTACAACGACAACCGCTGCGATCCGCCGTGGAGCGATTGGGAGCTGCAGCACAAGGTCGAATCAGCACGCGACGAAGTCACTGCCGCCGGCGACATCGGGAAGTTTCTGCGCGAGGATCGGAGCAGCACCGACAAACAGCACACCAACGGTCGCAAGGTCAACGGCACCAGTCGCGTCGACGGGCATCGGGTCGACACTGACACCGGCGAGATTCACGGCGATGGCGACAATGCACCGGATGACGGCGTTCGGCTGACCGAGCAGGGCAATGCCGAGATCATCGCCGCTCAGCACGGCCGTGACCTCATGTACGTGCCGCAACTCGGTCAGTGGCATGCTTGGACCGGAACACATTGGCAGCCCGACACGATCGGTCGCGTGGTGCAACATGCGAAGCGCATCGCTGTTCACCTTGAGCAGCTACGCGGGCGTCCAGGACTCGACCAAAAGGCTGTCGACAAGCACGTTGTCCGGTCGCAGTCGGCGGCCGGCATCAACGGCACGCTCAGGCTGCTGCAGACTGAACCAGGGATCCCCGTGTTGGTCGACCAACTCGACACCGATCCGTGGGCGCTCAATGTCGCCAACGGCACGATCGACCTTCGCACTGGCGAGCTTCGACCCCACGACAGGGACGAACGAATCACCCGATGCCTTCCATGGAACTACAACCCGCAGGCACAAGCTCCGCGGTGGATGCAGTACCTCGCCGAGGTGCAACCGGATGACGGGATGCCCGAGTATCTGCAGCGGATGGCGGGGTACGCCGCTACCGGCGCGATCAACGTTCAGGAAGTGTGGTGTCTTTGGGGCAGTGGTGCCAACGGTAAGTCGATCTTCCACGACACCATTGATCACGCGCTCGGCATCTATTCGGGAATGGCACCGCCGTCGCTCATCACGTCGACCGGCCGCGACGAACACCCGACCGAACTGGCCGACCTGCTCGGCAAGCGGCTGGTGTTGGCCACCGAGACCGAGGAAGACGCCAAGCTCAAGGTCCAGCTCATCAAGCGGCTGAGCGGCGACGAAACCATCAAGGCCCGCAAGATGCGGCAGGACTATTTCGAGTTCCGCCGGACGATGAAGACATGGCTTGTGACCAACAACAAGCCGCGGGTCGACGAAGCGACCAACGCCATCTGGCGGCGGCTGCGATTGGTGCCGTTCCATGTGACCATTCCGCAGGCAAAGCGGGATGTCCGGCTTCTCGACAAGCTCAAAGCTGAGACCGAGGGCATCCTCGCGTGGATCGTCGCCGGCAGTGTCGACATGCACCGCAACGGCATGCAGACACCGAAGACGGTCCGCGACGCCACCCGCGAGTATCGGGCCGAGTCGGACCGATTGGGCGACTACCGCGAGGCGAGGCTGGCCAGTGGTGATGGATACCGCATCACCCGCGCCGACTTGTTCCAGGACTACCTGCATTGGGCCAAGTCGGCCGGCGAGCATGACACGCTGAGCGACCGGGCTTTCTACACCCGCATTCGGCAAGTTCCCGGCGTCGAAGATGGGAAGTGGAAGGACGCCGAGGGCACAACTGTCCGCGGCTTCCTGGGCATTGATCTTGGCTGGAAGAGAGGGGGTCCCGATGGCGATTAACATCCACGGTGGCACATGTGACGGTTTGGTGGCACTTAGTGACACTTACGAAACCAACCCCAAAGTGGGGGAAAATCGCCCCTCAAGCAGCCAAGAACCGCGATTGGTGGCAGGTGGCACATTGGGGCACCACTTGTCGTTCCGCTCTATACGCGCGGGTGTAGCGGGGAACCCGGAAAGTGGTGCCCTAAGTGCCACCTGCCACCGAACCGACCGACGGTTTCTGCCGACTACCTGGCCGACGAACCCGCGGCGTACGTGTTCACCGTCCGGCCTGAGAAGGGTTCTGTCGGTGCGTCGCCGATCGCGATTCGGTTGCGCGCCGCACTGAAACAAATGCTCCGCTCGCATGGCCTGCGCTGCACGGCAGTCGAGCCGGTGAATGACGGTGACAAGGTCCAGGTGCTTCGAGCACGCCCAGCGGTGGCCAATGGAAGCGGGAGGGCGAGCGCGTCGGACGCAGGAGAACGCACGGAAACGCGTGAGATCGCGAATTCCACAAAACCCAACACCCCTACGCGTGCGCGCGGGGCGATCGGCCGTCACCCAACCGACCAAACCGATCCGCTGCCCACTTCAAGCCGAGGAAGTCGACCATGAGTACCACCACCACGAAAACCAAGCCCAACGACCGCGACGCCCGCGGGCGATTCCTCAAGGGATGCGCCGGCGGACCTGGCAACCCGGACGGCAAGCGACTGGCCAAGCTCCGCTCGGTGCTGCTCCGATCGGTCAGCGAGCAGGACATCGGCCGCGTAGTCGACCGCTTGATCCAACTCACCGGCGACACCGACCCGAAGGTCCGCCTGCTCGCCATCCGTGAACTGCTCGACCGGACACTCGGCAAGCCCAAGCCGATGGAAGCCGACGCCGACGCGCCCCAGCAGTTCGGCATCCGGTTCGAGCTGGCCGTCGATCCGCGCAAGCTCACGCCCGAGGAGTTTGAGCAGTTCACCGCACTACGGCGGAAGGGGGTCGGTCATGCCGACGACGAATGACACCCCCGCGGTCGTCGAAGCACTCGACAAGCGACTGCGCAGCCTTCACCGCCGCGGCCACTTCAAGGCGCTCACGAAGCTCATCCGTGACCGCATGGAGCACGGCACGCTACCCGAGCGATTCACCGTGGCCAGCTACGTAGAGGCCGTCGTCGTCCTCCCTGACAACCTTCAAGTCCACGTCACCCCACACCCAACCGCGGCCGACGCCGCAGAAAAGTAACCAATGCCGTCACGTGACATCCAACGACGCATCGACGAGTCGAAGCGGATTAACTCCGCGGTCGACAACATCACTCGGATCCTCGACGCGTGATCCAAGTCCGATCGCGCTCGCCATCTTCTACCCGTGCTCGACGCGCTCGACACGCTCGCCAAGTTCAGCCTTCAAGCGGCTGGCACCGGCAAGCGCCAGCAGTTCATTCAACTGGGCAAGCGAATTGCCGAAGCTCGAACCGTTGTGCTTGAGCACGCCAACACCGCTGCGGCCAATGCCGCCTAACCAGGACCATTCATGCCAGAGACCACCGATATCGACACCCGAACCGACACGCAGAAAGAGCGTGACGAAGCCATCGCTAAGTACGAGGCCGAGCTGAAAGAGCTGGCAGGCCGCAAGGCTGCGATTGACTCGGAAATTCGCTCACTGCACCACGCCCGCAACCAAGATGCCGTCGCGACCAAACAGAAGCGCGCGGAGGTACCGCATTACGGGAACAACCCCTTCTGGTTCGTTGGGTTGCCGTCGTCGGGCTTGATCGTTCGGCGGCGGTCTGAAGGAAGTAGCAATGAGCGAAGAAACCAACAACGCCGAACCGTCACCACAGCCAAACGCCAGAGACTCCGCGGCTCACTTGATCCACGTCGCTGAGCAGTTGCACGGGCTCACCTTGGAAGTGGTGCAGACGCCCCGCGAACTCAACGTCGGCAAGGTCGACGGCCGCATTCTCGTTAACGCGCTGCGTGCTCTGAGCGACACCGCGGTGCAACTGAGTTGCGAGTGCATCCGACTGGCCAGTGCCGTGGAGATTCACATTGAGAACCAGCCGGACGACACCGGCAACCTGAACTGAGGAAACCATGAGCAGCATCAACCTTGGAAGCCTGTTCTTTACCATCGAAGGCCGCAGCAAGATGGACGCTGCGATCGCCGAATCCAAGCGGAAGATCGATGAGATTCGCAACTACGCCGCGCAGCCGATCAACATCGGCGGCGGTGGCATCGGCATCCCCGTCCCCGTCCGGCAAGGTATCCCGCTTCACTCCGGCGGAACCGTCGGCCAGCGCAGCGTGGCCAACACCGGCACCGCGGGACGTATCAGCTCGATCGACCTGCTGAATCCCAGCGGACGCCCGATGAATTCTGCAGCCGCCGCGCATCGCACGCCGCTGCTATCGGGCAGGGCTGCGGTCAATTCGGCCGCCGCGGTGGCGATGCTCAACGGTCGCATGGTTGAACCGGTGATGTCGTCGTTTGCCCGGCAGGCGACGCTTCCCGGCGGCTACGCCGGTGGTCCGTCGCGGGTCGCATCGGTGTTCACGCAAGGGCAGGTGCTTGATGCGGACGCAAGGCGACGGGCGATGTTGTCCACGGGTCAACAGTCGCGCTTGGGTGCCGGCTCACCACAGCGGGAACGCATCGACGCCATGAACGCTCGCCGGCGACTGGCCCGCGGCCAGACGGGCAGCGGCGCGGTCGACGACCCGATCAAAGCTGCCACGCGTCGGGTGACTCGGTCGCACGACCAGGTCGGCCAAGCCGGGCAGCAGTACGCCCGCGAGCTGAACAACGCATCGGACCGTCTGCGTCGCCAAACCGGCGGCGGGTTCGGTGGCGGCCGCGGCGGTGGTGGCGGTCGCATCGGAGCGGGGTATCCCGACTACGACGGGTGGGGCGATGGTCCGTACGGACGCCGACGGCGGCCTGTTTCGCTCCAGGCGTCGCCGGGCTCAACGGCACTCGCGCCGCGGAACATGGTTCCCGCCGTACCGCGGCAGGGTGAGCCGGTGAACCTCCGCAGCGGTGTGACCAAGGAAAGCCTTGGCGGATTCGCCCGCCGCATCGCCGGCACGCAAGTGATGTCTTCGTCGATGTTCATGTTGTCGATGTTCGGCGGATACGAGGCTTTTGGGGCCGTCAACGCGGGCCGAGCTGCACGTCGTACCGAAAGGACCTACGGCTCGGCTGACCGGCGCACGGCAGAAGCTCACCTTGCCGCGGTTGATCAGGTGTCAGGCGGCATCCTCGGCACGCCGCTGGCGTTTGCGATGGACCCGTACTTGCAATCCAAGGGGCTCACGCCTGAGCAGATTCAGGCCGCGCTCGAATCGTCGGACGCGACTGATATCCAGACCGATATCAGCAACAAGGTCCGCGAGATGGAGAATGAGATGCGTCGGCGGACGGTGACCGATGGACTGACTGGATTCAGCCGCCGCATCGCCGACGTGGCCGACGCGCGGGCCGAACGCAGCACAGAGTTCGGGAAGCTCATCGAAGCGCGGCGGGAAGCTGATGCAACTGTGGCGACCGTGGCGGCTGAGGAACGCAACCGCACTCGCGATCCCCGCATTCGCCAGCAAATCACGTCCGAGCGTTTGTTCCTGCCAACGGAGGCCAACGAAGATCGCAAGGCTCAAATCCGCCGTGAGATCGAAGCCGCGGACCGACAAGCGGACTTCAACCTCAAAGCCGAGCAGCGGCGCATCCGCGAACGCATGAGCGAACGCCTGAAGGCGTTCAGTGATGGCATGGCCAACGCTCAACTCGACCGCATCGGCGGTCAGGCCATGAACCAAGCCAGCATCTACAGCAGCCTTGCCGACGCATCGGCGGCCAGTCGCCGCGGCGAGAGCTTTCAGGCGTTCCGTTCGAAAGCTCAGGCCGAGCGGTTCGCGCTGCAGAACAAGCAGACTCAGGATGCCGCAGCGTTCGGTTCTTCAATCGAAGCCTTGCCGTTCAACATGAAGCTGGCCGCCGCGGGCTCTTTCGGCAAGTACCAGGAAGACCAACGCGAGCAACAGAAGTACGACCAAACGATGCAGTTCGGGCGCCAGTTCGTTGCACCGCGGATCGGCAGTGCCTTTGAAGCCGTGGGCAGCTTCTACGGCTTGTCGCAGGCCGCCGGTGCCAACAACGCGATCCTCGACGCACAACTCGCTCGCGATCCCATGGGCGCTCGACTCGCACAGATTGATGCCCAGCGGCAGCAAGCCGACCTCGCCATCGACGCATCCGGCATGGCCGGTCCGCTGGCGTACTTGGCCAAGCGTGGAAACGACACCGTGTTTGGCAAGCAAGCCGCACTTACCGAGCAGCAGTTCGCCGACCGACGGCGGATGATC
Protein-coding regions in this window:
- a CDS encoding phage/plasmid primase, P4 family, encoding MADDIELAVPMDLQEHDQWVLWRYDRRGDDVTKVPCSVHGRLAKANDPRTWASFDDALAAYRRGGYAGIGFVFNADDPFAGVDLDDCRDDDGTLNDRARGIVESFGTYTEVSPSGSGVKMLCRADAIPKGRNVGWCELYTGGRFFTITGQRVPGTPAIVNSCSEPFAALYARVTKPKASTNGTARLNGSQANGGDDNRVSRCMAYLDKLPRAVSGSGGHTATFTAACTCYRFGLTEAETADALRWYNDNRCDPPWSDWELQHKVESARDEVTAAGDIGKFLREDRSSTDKQHTNGRKVNGTSRVDGHRVDTDTGEIHGDGDNAPDDGVRLTEQGNAEIIAAQHGRDLMYVPQLGQWHAWTGTHWQPDTIGRVVQHAKRIAVHLEQLRGRPGLDQKAVDKHVVRSQSAAGINGTLRLLQTEPGIPVLVDQLDTDPWALNVANGTIDLRTGELRPHDRDERITRCLPWNYNPQAQAPRWMQYLAEVQPDDGMPEYLQRMAGYAATGAINVQEVWCLWGSGANGKSIFHDTIDHALGIYSGMAPPSLITSTGRDEHPTELADLLGKRLVLATETEEDAKLKVQLIKRLSGDETIKARKMRQDYFEFRRTMKTWLVTNNKPRVDEATNAIWRRLRLVPFHVTIPQAKRDVRLLDKLKAETEGILAWIVAGSVDMHRNGMQTPKTVRDATREYRAESDRLGDYREARLASGDGYRITRADLFQDYLHWAKSAGEHDTLSDRAFYTRIRQVPGVEDGKWKDAEGTTVRGFLGIDLGWKRGGPDGD